The Petrotoga sibirica DSM 13575 nucleotide sequence AAACGTACCATTAGCACCAAAAATCAGATCTTTAATTTCATAATTAAGGCCATAATAATCTAACATATTATTGTTAATATAATATTGATGGTTGGTAGAGTGAAAATCTTTTCCATATTCATAAATCTTTTCTGCACTAACTTCTTTAGCTTTATCAAGAATTACTTTCTTTGGCTTTTCGTCTATATTTCCCAATATCAAATAATTGTTTTTCTTTATAATACCTGCTTTCTCATAAGCTATCGCTTCAAGAGAATCGCCTAAGGTTTTGATATGGTCTTTAGATATAGAGGTTATTACTGAAATATCAGAATTAACAATATTAGTAGCATCCAGTCTTCCACCTAAACCCACTTCAATGATGCCTACATCTACTTTTTGTTTTTCAAAATACTTAAAAGCCATAGCTGTTGTTATTTCAAAAAATGAAGGTGCGTAATCTTCACCTTTTAGATCCATTTTTTTTATTTCTTCTTCAATTTCATTGTAGATATCTATAAATTCTCTTTCAGAAATGTTTTCTCCATTCAACTTTATTCTCTCTGTTAATGAAACCAAATGTGGAGATATAAAAGTACCAACTCTCAATCCATTATATCTTAAAATTTGTGATAATGCAGTGGTAACACTTCCTTTTCCGTTAGTACCTGTGATGTGTATACTATTGAAAGAGTTCTGGGGATTTCCTATGCGTTTAGTTAGTTCTTCTATCCTTTCAAGGCCTAACTTTACCTTGAAATTTGCTCCTCCTCTTTGATAAAGATAATCAACCAAATTTGTAAATTCCATTTAACTAATCTCCTTTAAGAGTGCTTGTAATTTTGCATATTTTTTCTCACTTTCTATCAAATCTTCTTTTGTTTTTTCAACTATATCTGGATCGGCCTTTTCTACGAAATTTTTATTCGATAATTTTTTCTTATATACTTCTATATCTTTTGTTAGCTTATCCAATTTTTTTGTTAATCTCTGTTTTTCGGTATCAATGTCTATGTAATCGCCTAAAGGTATGTAAGCTTCCACACTTTCATCTACATAGGCAGTGGCGGATTTTACCGGTTTCACTTCGGTTTGAGTTATATCTTTCAAAAAAGCTAAATGTTCAATTAAAATTATGTTTTTTTCTATAAAATCATCTTTTTTTGTAATAATTTTATATTTCAAGTCAACCTTTTGGGTTTGGGGCATATCCATTTCCGCTTTAACGTTTCTTATACCCTTTACTAACTCCATAACCTTCGAAAATACCTTTTCCGCTTGAGGATAAAGGTTATCTTCGTTTGGCTCTGGCCACTTAGCTCTTATCAATAATTCTGAATCTTTTTCTATAGGCAATTTTTGCCATAGTTCTTCTGATATATAAGGCATAAAAGGATGTAATAAACGTAATGAAGAATCAAACACTTGCAAGATAACGTTTTGCACTGTCAATCTATCCTTGCGACTAGAATTTAACCTATTTTTTGAGGCTTCTATATACCAATCACATAATTCATTCCAGAAAAAATCGTATAGTTTTCTTGCAGCTTGATCGTAGTTATAACCTTCTAAATCTTTGCTAATTTCTAATATTGTAGAATTCAATCTAGTTAAAATCCATTTGTCTTCAATTTTTAAATCTTCGTCCTTAAGTACGGTTTTTTCATAGTCTTCCATATTTAAAAGTACAAATCTAGCCGCGTTCCATATTTTATTTGCAAACTTTCTGTAAGCATCAAAGGACCCAACATCTAATTTAATATCTCTTCCTTGAGCAGCTAAAACTGATAAAGTAAATCTAACAGGATCCGTTCCGTATTCGTTAATTACTTCGAGGGGATCTACACCGTTACCTAACGATTTAGACATCTTTCTTCCATATTTGTCTCTTACCAATTGATGCAAGTAAACATCATGAAAGGGCTTCTCACCCATGAATTTTTCTCCCATCATTATCATTCTTGCAACCCAAAAAAAGATTATATCAAATCCAGTGACTAACAAATCGGTTGGATAATATTTTTTTAGATCTTCCGTTTCTTCGGGCCATCCTAGTGTGGAAAAAGGCCAAAGGGCAGAGGAAAACCAGGTATCTAATACATCCTCATCTTGTTTTAAATCCGAAGATCCACATTTTTCACATGTTTTAACGTCTTCAACGGATACGTTCACATGCCCACAGTTTTGGCAATACCACACAGGGATTCTATGTCCCCACCAAAGTTGCCTCGATATACACCAGTCCCTTATTTCATACATCCAGTTAAGATAAACTTTTTTCCATCTTTCAGGGTAAAATTTTATTTCATCATTTTCCACTACTTGTATTGCTTTTTCTGCCAAGGGTTTCATTTTTACAAACCATTGATCCATTAGGAGAGGTTCTATAACGCTATCACATCTGTAACAATGTCCGACTGAATGAGTATAATCCTCCTCTTTTTCTAAAAATCCATCTTTTTTCAAGTCTTCAACGATTCTTTCCCTAGCTATATACCTATCTAATCCAGCGTACTTACCACCGTTTTCGTTTATTTTTGCATTTTCATCTATAATTTGTATTCTTTCTAAGTTGTGTCTTAAACCGATTTGATAATCATTTGGATCATGGGCAGGTGTAACCTTGACGACACCTGTACCAAATTTCGGATCTACGTAAGGGTCAGCTATAATTTTCAATTTCCTGCCGACAATTGGTAAAATGACGATTTTTCCAACTAAATTCTTATACCTTTCATCGGAAGGATTAACAGCAAGTGCTGTATCTCCTAACATAGTTTCAGGTCTAGTGGTTGCAACAGTTACATAGTTTTGAGAATTTTCAAGAGGATATTTTATATACCAAAGCTTGCCTTTTTCTTCAATGTGCTCAACCTCGTCGTCTGCAAGAACGGTTCCACAGGAAGGGCACCAGTTCACTATATACTTTCCTTTGTATATTAAACCTTCATTGTACAGCGAAACAAAAACCTTTTTTACAGCTTGATTAAGCCCTTCGTCTAAGGTAAATCTTTCTCTGCTCCAATCCACAGAAGCC carries:
- a CDS encoding bifunctional folylpolyglutamate synthase/dihydrofolate synthase; translated protein: MEFTNLVDYLYQRGGANFKVKLGLERIEELTKRIGNPQNSFNSIHITGTNGKGSVTTALSQILRYNGLRVGTFISPHLVSLTERIKLNGENISEREFIDIYNEIEEEIKKMDLKGEDYAPSFFEITTAMAFKYFEKQKVDVGIIEVGLGGRLDATNIVNSDISVITSISKDHIKTLGDSLEAIAYEKAGIIKKNNYLILGNIDEKPKKVILDKAKEVSAEKIYEYGKDFHSTNHQYYINNNMLDYYGLNYEIKDLIFGANGTFQMENVTTSLAVAEGFMQKFGKVLSVEKVRETMANFYWEGRFEYTETNGKNIVFDGAHNFAAAQQLEKSIELYFPTQKKVALIGILDDKDYEKMSRIFASVFDKIIVTSVPTERGRHPELIYEEFKKHTKTVEFIKDPSDGFNKLLSEKSDIYFVTGSLYLVGKIKELISTNLVGL
- a CDS encoding valine--tRNA ligase; this translates as MDIGKRYMPHELENKWYKIWEETNSFGPKEGNGKFSIVIPPPNITGRIHIGHALNIVLQDISVRYNRMKGKETVWIPGEDHAGIATQHVVEQYLLKEEGKRKEDYTREEFLKITWDWANKYRNHIREQIKALAASVDWSRERFTLDEGLNQAVKKVFVSLYNEGLIYKGKYIVNWCPSCGTVLADDEVEHIEEKGKLWYIKYPLENSQNYVTVATTRPETMLGDTALAVNPSDERYKNLVGKIVILPIVGRKLKIIADPYVDPKFGTGVVKVTPAHDPNDYQIGLRHNLERIQIIDENAKINENGGKYAGLDRYIARERIVEDLKKDGFLEKEEDYTHSVGHCYRCDSVIEPLLMDQWFVKMKPLAEKAIQVVENDEIKFYPERWKKVYLNWMYEIRDWCISRQLWWGHRIPVWYCQNCGHVNVSVEDVKTCEKCGSSDLKQDEDVLDTWFSSALWPFSTLGWPEETEDLKKYYPTDLLVTGFDIIFFWVARMIMMGEKFMGEKPFHDVYLHQLVRDKYGRKMSKSLGNGVDPLEVINEYGTDPVRFTLSVLAAQGRDIKLDVGSFDAYRKFANKIWNAARFVLLNMEDYEKTVLKDEDLKIEDKWILTRLNSTILEISKDLEGYNYDQAARKLYDFFWNELCDWYIEASKNRLNSSRKDRLTVQNVILQVFDSSLRLLHPFMPYISEELWQKLPIEKDSELLIRAKWPEPNEDNLYPQAEKVFSKVMELVKGIRNVKAEMDMPQTQKVDLKYKIITKKDDFIEKNIILIEHLAFLKDITQTEVKPVKSATAYVDESVEAYIPLGDYIDIDTEKQRLTKKLDKLTKDIEVYKKKLSNKNFVEKADPDIVEKTKEDLIESEKKYAKLQALLKEIS